From the Melospiza georgiana isolate bMelGeo1 chromosome 4, bMelGeo1.pri, whole genome shotgun sequence genome, the window TTGCCATCACTTCATATTCCAATTGAACAAGCAGTTGACTTGTCTGAAAGTGGGTGTACAGCTCTCTTTTGCTCATCAGGATGACTAGTTACCCACCTTAagagttaattttattttttcctagctAATTGATTCATTTCTCTGTGGGTTTGACACCTGCCTTTAGATGGGATGCAGAAGGTGGGATAACCTTAGAAGTAAGTTGCAGTTGGGTCACTGTTGTCAGTGGCTATAGGGAGCTGTACCTTTGGAAAGAAATTCTGGATTCCCTCTTGtaaaatttcttaaaaattgTCTCTGCCATCAGAGACATCAGAGACCCTGCCATCAGAGTTTTATCTCTTCACTAATACAGTGGCAGCAAGGGCAGCCATTCTAAGTGTAGGCAGAGGCAGTCTGGGTACCATTTAGTGATTCATGTCCTAGAAAAACATGATTTTACTGTTTCTGCCTCTCTGCTTAGAGCAGTGGCTTGCTATTTAGGAAATAGTTGCAACTGAGGGCATCtgccctttttaaaaaatttattttacccATCTAGATTTccttcaaacaaacaaatccccACAAAACAAACCTAAACTTTGAAACTTCATTCTAATCTAAGCTAGAGATTAAGATATAGTGCATATCTATAGTAATAATGGTGGTAAAACACAACCAAACACCAAACCCACACTTCAAAGGGAACAATAAATCCATGGCTTACCTCATCTATTTGCATGTGAAACATTAACTAATGTGTTTTCTTGAGGGTGTTATTTAACATGTATATGACTTACTGAAAGTATACTAAAATATTGATCAAAATAATGGTGGTAAATACAGAGGTAATATATAAACAGTACAAGAAGCTTGTTTACTTTATAAATGTGCACATATAAAAAGCACTCAATGCTCTtagaaatctgaaaatattcCAGCATGTGGAAATGAATTGGTCATAAATAATCTCCTGAAATATTCACATATTTCAGGcatacttttaaaaaagcaaccacaacacaagcaaacaaaaaaccccaaaactactCAAACAACTGGTTCAAAACTCCACAATCTCTAAGTTACTCATGAGCTCCTTTTCCTGAGTGCTGTACACTTACACTCTGCCCAGGATTTGTCATCTTGTTGTGCCAAGTGGGTTGTAATTCCTAATAGTGGTGACTGTTTCTAGGTCAGACAAGTTGGGAAGAGTAATTTTGTACAAGGCACGGAAATAGTGTTTTACAATGAAAAGGTACTGCCTTGCTACAAATTACTGCACTAACTCCATACCACAGACTAACTGAACTGCTGGTAGTGATATGCCAATTTTGCAACTGGTACAGTAATTCATCTTAGTATTGTTTGAAGAGGAGAGCAAGGGAACGAGGAATTTTGGGTTACACATTTCTCAAAGTGGTGGAGGAAGGGACTGAACTACCCTAGTTGCTATTCTGGCTGTCCCATTGTCTTTGTGGTTTATCGTATGTGTGGCACTTAACATACTTGCAACATTTTAAAAGGGTATTGCAGTTAAAACTGCAGAACTAGGCTCTGCTTTTCTTGGCATGAGACTTTAGCATGTGAGGGAGTACATGTACTAATACTATGTTAAACTGTTTGTTTATGAAAAGATTTGAAAACTTCCCTACCACTTCTTGATGTGCCtattaaaacaaagaaaggCAACTAGTAAAGAAGTGGTGTTAGGGAAGGAAGGCATGcttttaagagaaaaatgtaaCCATACACACATTGAGTTCTTTTAGATCAGAAATGTTACAAAACTTCTAATACTACTGCATTGCAGGTGAAGTTGTTGTGTGGGCAGTGGTGACTAAtgtctttgtttttcattcttcCTAGAAATTAAGAAGCCACCAGTGGCCCCCAAACCAAAATTTGTCCTAGGACACAAGGCAGCGCCTCCACCTGTCGCACCGAAGCCTGACATTGTACTTTCTGGTGGGATACAAGCAGCAAGGAAAGCCAAGCCAGCAATTGCACCAAAACCAAAGGTTCTCAagagctcctccatccctgaAGTTAAACCTCCATCGTCTACACgaaaaagcacaaaaagctttgaggagcacagggaagaTCCTTCTCAAACTCTAGACCATTTGAACTATAAAAATGAAACCTCAGAAGGGAGTACTGGAAATACAGCATATATTCTACCTGTGTCACCTTGCAAATTTGAATGCCTTCATAAACTTGGAAATGGAGAGAACACCTGTAAAACTCAGATCATTCTCGAGCACTTTGACACCTTAGAAAACATCAAGCTTGGTGAAAGAAATGCACTGTCTCTGGGAGATAGTCACAATGAAAAATTGGCAAGTAGAAGTCAGGTGGTTTTGAAAGCCAGCATTTTGGAAGAGAAACTTAAGGATGTCCTAACTCATGGTGTGTTTCCTAACAGCAGTCCTGTGAAACACAGATATGCAGACAAATTTGACAAAGGGAATGGCAGCAGTTCCAAGAATGATGTTAAAATAGAGTTTATGGAACTTGTACAATCTTCGTCATCTTCTGAAGTAGTTAAAGGGAAGCAACAAAATGTTGATGGTAAGATTATTGCTGGTGAGTTTCAGATGTCTGAAATTTGTCCTAGTTTGATTGAAAATAATCACTGTTGTTCTTCCTCACTGGACAAGGAAACTCTAGAGAATGAAAATTTAAGTAGTAATAGGATGTTTTCAGGTGAAGTAGGGATGAAAGCAGACGCTGATAAAGCCTCCCCTGAAACATCTTCAGTCCTGAGTTCCAAAGTGCTTCCTGTCCCTAAGCCAAGAAAGCCACGTGCTGCATGTCTAGTCCGTCAGGATGGCATAGacagcacaggagaaggaaCAAAGGAACCATCTAATTCAGAGAAAGATTCTCATGGTGTTGTGGACCAAAGCTTAAAAAAGCCAGCAAGAATTAATGTCCTTGGTCAAAGTGTGTGTTATAATAATAATGCAGAAGTGTTTCATCCTGAAAAATGTGAGGTAACTCAAAGCAATGCAGAAAAAGTGTCTCAGGTAAAGGAGCCTGCTGTGAAAGAGTCAGCTTCACAAAATcttttgcctcagttttcaCATGGAAGTCCTGATTTGGTGAGACACGTTGAATCTTCTTTAAATGCAGGCCATAACTTTGTGGATGAGATAACAGATGACACCAGTATGCCAGATGCTGTGGACAAAAGGACTGAGTTTGTCAGGTGTCATACCCTGTCCATGAGTTTGCCAAAGCAGGTCAAATTGGCAAGCAGTCAGCACTCACCTGCTGTCAACAGCCTTCATGTTTTCCCACAAAACTTGGAAAATAAAGAACTTAAAATAAAGGATGGGAGTTCCCCAAAAGTTATTCCTAAGAAACCACAGAGACATGGCCTTCCAGCTGCTGGCCTGCTGAAAAAAGCTGCATCGGCAGAGCTTGTGGACAAAAGTTCTTACACCTGCAGTGAAGACAAATCGAACAGCCTTCTAGAAGGATCTCCCTTTGCACATCCACGAGCCAAGGAGCAGGATGCACTTTCGTCTTGTGACATACCCAAACGTTCTTCTGAAAAACCCGTCTGGAAGTTACCTCATCCTATTCTTCCCTTTTCAGGAAATTCTGAATCATTAAAAACTGCTGCCAGTTTCAGCCACCTGACTGTTGTGACAAAGCCTAGGGCCAAGTCTCTCTCTGCTGTGGACAtggacaggacagacaagcccTGCAAAGACCATCACAAGAAAAGTAGTTTGAAAAAGCTTCTGAACATGAAACTGTCGGTTTGCTTAAAGAAAAGCGACTTCCAAAAATTTCTGCCTAAAGGCAGCCAGTCAGTGGAGAGTGCTATTGCCAACCTTTCCAATGGGAATGGGTATGGAAATAACAGCAGTAACATAGGGTCTGTAGGCAGTGAAAGGAAAGCTAAATCTGCCAAGGCACATTCTGTAGAAATAAGTAGTCCGGCATTACAGAAGAAGAGGCAGAGAAACAGAAGTCAGCCTGAGATGCGAAATAACCAAAGGCTGGAGTCTTTAGAAAGACATGGACTTTTGGCAGAGAATTTGTCCCAAATGCCTTTGAATTCTCTAACCAGCACTTGTGATCCAGAGTATGAGAATGTGCGCCACTATGAGGAAATACCTGAGTATGAGAACTTGCCTTTTGCTATGGGTGCTAGGAGAAATCTCTGCTCGGAATGGCAGaactccagcagcacagaagaCCAGAGCACTGACTTCTATGAATTTGATGAGCCTTGTGAAGCTACAAGCAGGCATTGGAGGCTTGACAggtaaaataaagagaaaagggaaattgAACAGCTGCATTGTAACTCTGTTGTTGTAAGTATGTTTAAATGATAACTTGAGAGCCTGTACCTCTTCCATTAAATGTCAGCAGGACAGTTGTTTCTGTATATCTTTCTGTAggcttttgttgttttgaaaACTCCTTGCACTTGGCAGTGAGTCAAGAGGAAAAGTAAACTAGTTATTCCTTTTATATTCCTCAAAATTTGGGAAACTTTTCCATGTTTAATTAGAGCAAATCAGATACAGTCATGTATTTGTATTCAAGAATGCTTCAGTGGGGAGTAATGAACCTTACCAGTCTCACAGTGAACTGCAATAACCATCCAAAGAGTGCATAGTTGCTAGGTTTGTAGGGGgaatgaatatatttttagatCTGTTGATAGAGCTGGGAAGAGCAGACAAGCTTTTGGTTATGCAAATTCTTTATCAGGTCTGGAAAGCTTTTTTGGGTATAACAGAAGCTACTGCCTCTCTCTAAATACAGTGAGTCCTCTGAGTCTGTCTGTGCTCCCAGCAAGGGTGATAGTGGTGCACAGTTTCTGTGTGACTCATAGAATATTAGCATGATGGGGTTTGGTAACTCTGCAGGTTGCTGCTGTGTTTCTTTAGCTCAGGAGGCAGTGGAGACAGATCGTGTCAGCAGATTCAAAAAGGGATTGGACAGGTTCATAGATATGAGGAAACGGCCTCCATTTGCTCCAGGGAGGTGAAGATttaatattaggaaaaatttattcactgaaagggtgggCAGTCATGCATTGGGATAGGCTACCAAGGGAAGTGGTGAAatcactgtccctggaagtgttcaagaaatgtCTGtctgtggcacttggggacatggtttagtgatgaacttggcagtgctggtttAACAGTTGGACTAAATGATCTCTGAGgtgttttccaaccttaatggttctgtgattctacatCCAAAATGGCTGTAAATGGAATAGGCAGGAATAGATCTTTTAATATTTGTACTGTTGTGATGGATGCTGGGAGGAGAAATGGGTCACAGGGAGGGGCCAGACTCATGTGCTCTCCCTAAACAGCATCACTTagtgtgtgtgtcagtgtggTAACATGTAAAGCATCACTTTGTCCCAGTATGGTATCATGCAATTTCTTAACTTCAGCTGATCAGTTTATTTTACAGATCCTAAAGATTTATCTCAAACCAGCAATAAGGATTTGAATCAAGTATGCAGCCTGGATATTTCAATGTCCCCAGCAAACTTCTTCATGCTCTTGAGAACATATGCACAATGACAAGAATAAATTAATTAGCTTCTACATAGTTACATTTAACTTCCTTTTTCACTGAGAGTTACTaagctttgtttcattttggatGTGTGTATAGTAAACACATGCTCCAAAGAATCTGTGTTCTCTTAGATAGGAAGAGACAAATATTTTAAGGGGCATCCTATGTTAATTGTTATATAGCTAATATTATCAACATAGGTCTGTTTGTTAGGAAGGGTAAAACCTTATAATAGAAAATAGGATTTCTAGTTATGGGCTAGGTACTGGTACATTTATTCAAGTGGTTGTTGAGTATGTTTATAGTTTACAGCAGCGTGTTTCTTAGTTTTGTCTTTGGTATACACTGACAGAGTGTATGCTTTTTGTTTAAGTCTAATCTTAGAGTATCTTTCAGGGAGTTTGACCATGTTGTCTTGGTATTTCCCCAATTTGATGTACCTAAGAAGGGTGAGACCAAACTTGCATAAGGATGCATTTCATGTGTTTATGTGACTCATTTTGGTTTATGTTGCTTTGTTCTGAATACAGGTGAATATCTGTCAGCTTTAGGAAGAGGATAGTATTGCTGTATGAAGCATAGTAGATGTGAGATTGCAGTTGCTCCTGAAGTGAAATTCTGTAGTTTTCTTATTTGGCTAAATGTGtgaaatttattatttcttctccATACAAATCTTCCCAGTACCAATGGTGATATAAGGGTTTAAGTGGTCTCTCTGACACCCCTACACCTGAAGCTGCTCCCTGAATTGGATGTCCTTGGCTGggtttgtgttgtttttctttaaaaagcaccCATAGAAAACAAGAACAAGACCCATTaacatgtttattttaaatcaaatgaAATAGTCGGAAACTGCCTTAGGAAACAAGCGATGCATGTAGTTACTTCAACAGATTTCAGAGAATAAAGAAAtccctagggaaaaaaaaaggcttagtACAGTAGTCTCCTGACCTGGatcagtgctgctgggagagcagggatgaaTATTCGTTTTGGCTCTGCCTTGGGAGGTGGAAGGGTCCTCGCCCAGACGGGCCAGGCAGGCAGCTTCTCCAGTTTTCCCATCCAGTATTATCTCAAATCCTTTGAAGCTTCCTTATCAATGTTGTCTTACCCTTTCTGCATAGTTCTGTAAGAGCTTTTTATCATTTCCTGGGCCAGGCTGTATTATAAAACCAGTTGGAGAAACAGTGCTGCTGTTGTTACTGAAATAATTGCCTCTCGCGTTTTCCCCAGCCTGTCAGAACACGCACTCAGCTCTTTTTCATAGATTGTGGCACACAGATTCCTGTAATGCACTGCTAATGGGGATCTCAAAGAAAATTGTCTTATGATTAAAACCAATGTACAAATGAGATTGTTCTTCTGAGAAATTCAGACCAATAGCCCACACTTCTAAGCCTCCATAAAAGCATATTCAGTATATTAAGTCTGAATGCCAGTCTTGCCATTACCAGAAGAGTTCAGTGGTGTCTTCAGCTCACACTACATTTCTTTctggaggaagaaataaaatttgataATGTACTGAATGCTTTGGTGGTTACAGAGGAATTTCCTCACAATCCCATGTGGTGAAACCAGTATGCTTTAATGGAGAATAGTAATAGCTTTTGACGCTTTTATCGGAACTTCGTATGTCACATTTAATTCAGCTATGTATTGTTTGCTTGAGCCTTCCCACAGGGAATTTCATGCAAGTGGCAGGCCTGGGTAATTAATGGTAGGCAGCAGTTGTCAGGATTTAATTTCTGAGATATTTGATGTCAACTTACTTTCTACTAAAAAGAGAAGGCTTGGCGTTGAAAGGAAGAGAGTCAGGGTGCTGATCTGGTGTATGAACCACTGAGATGGaacaggtgctgctgctgctgagagtcAGAATGGATTAGGCTTTTGTTAAGTACTTCGTGGGAATATTCTCAATAAAGTAAATAATGTCAATAGCTTGGGAGCAGATAGTTTATGTTTTGTTTCCACTATACAAAAAAGAAGTCTTTCAAAATGGTGTTAAaggattatttatttttgtctagCCTACCTGTTTAACTGCCAATTTAAAATGGATAATTTAGATGAATGGGCTTTTATGAGTACTGTATAAACAAAGTGAGTGAAGACTAGATGCTGTGAGATAGAAAATGTTCTGTTAAGTGTAAAAGAAGTTTTAAATATCATTATCCAGTCAGATAATAGGAAATGCAGCTCCCTGGGATTGCTggattttgttgggttttttttatgtttgggtttttggtttgtttgtttgttttgggttttatttgtgGTCTTCCTTTTGGTAATACATTTTCCTATGCAAGGCAGTTGTATTTTAGGTTGAGTGAGTCTACTCCTTCATCCTTCTGGGAATAGCGTACTGTATTTACTGGCTACTTTGGACAGTGTTCCTTGAAGATATTGCAAATGTACATGACTGCTATTTTATTTATGACTGTGACATTGTGTTTCCAGCtaggatttttctttggaaaggcCTGGAGAGGGGGGAGTACCATGTGACAACAATCCTTTATGATTTCAACACTGGTTTAATCAAATATTACTTTGTATTTTACCCACACTTGCTGATTTAGAATAATCCATTGGTTTTCTAGCAATGAGCATGTCAATGCAAAATATAAGTTTAATTTTCTGTACTAAATTCTTCTTTGGGGACTGCGTCCCCAGAGGTCAATTAAGTGTCCATGAAAACCTTCGTAGAATATTGAATTTCGTATTGAAATCTCTGTGGTTAAGCACTTTGCTTTGATACATATTCCTCTTTGATGTTGTGGTGGAGgttttttgtatgttttgtgggagttttttctgtgttttttggagtttttttgcaATTGCAAAATTCCCATTTAGAAACACTAAATTAATAAAAGACTGCAAGATCTaaatagcatttaaaatattGCAAGTTCAAACCCTTATGCTGAGATTTGAATgcacaaaatacattttaggTATTGGATGTGTTATACCCATGTCTTctttttattgaatttttttttgataGATATGACTTCTTGATAAATAGAGGCCAAGTATgtagaaatagatttttttaaatatttcataggGTCTCAAAGATTATTTTCTGATCTGAAGAAGGTCAGTTCTTCCTTCTGCATCAGCTCTGCAGTTTTGCCTTGTCTTCCAATCTCCCCCGTGTGTCTAGCTGGCTTCTGCCATCCTTGGTTGTACGTAAAATTCTTTCCCTGCAATTGCCCATCAGGTTTTAATGAAATAGCTTTGCTAATAGGCTATTTAGCTTTCCTTTCAGGCTTCGTTATCCTTGGCCATGTGTTGTCACTGGCTTTCTTTCTGTGTTGTGCTTCCTTGAGCCTGCCTTTCTTTTGCCCTCCCTGCTTTTCTCGGTGGTGGTGTAGCAGGGgtgcctctgccagctctgggggtTTGTCAGTGGGGAGTGAGTCAGAGGGCTCAGATCTGCAGCCTCTCGGGCAGTCCCGGCCCCCGAGGTGGGGACAGACAGAGCAATCCTTGCCTGTCACATGAGAGGAATAAGCCGGTTTGCTGACTTGTCACTCTTTGCTCTTACAGACCGCGAAGAAACAAATTCTGTAATTGGTAGGCATGTGTAATCAGAGTCACATCGTGGAAATGTTGGTGAGAAGTGGCAGTAATACAGTTGCTTGGGAATATTGGTGTTTCACATAAGGACTTAGGGGACAGTGCAAGTGCTGGGACCCTTGGCTCTGGAATTCCTCTATTTTGTAGTGTCAAGTTCATTATTTTGTACCACCAGTGTAGCTACATGGAAGGCTCACAGTTAGTTGCTCAGGAGAGCATATGGactgtttgggttttcttttctttctttccaagaGACTTCATGTGAGTCAGTGTCTCCATGGTCTGCTTTTCCTGTAAGAGAAGTTTTCCTTAGCATTGGAGTGTCTTTCAGTTGTACAGCTTTACAGTGTAGTCTGCTATACaacttgaaataaaatgtataaaCTGTAAGAAGAAAATAGGTACTCTGGAAAAATACTCAAATCTTCAA encodes:
- the FGD6 gene encoding FYVE, RhoGEF and PH domain-containing protein 6 — translated: MSSAEIKKPPVAPKPKFVLGHKAAPPPVAPKPDIVLSGGIQAARKAKPAIAPKPKVLKSSSIPEVKPPSSTRKSTKSFEEHREDPSQTLDHLNYKNETSEGSTGNTAYILPVSPCKFECLHKLGNGENTCKTQIILEHFDTLENIKLGERNALSLGDSHNEKLASRSQVVLKASILEEKLKDVLTHGVFPNSSPVKHRYADKFDKGNGSSSKNDVKIEFMELVQSSSSSEVVKGKQQNVDGKIIAGEFQMSEICPSLIENNHCCSSSLDKETLENENLSSNRMFSGEVGMKADADKASPETSSVLSSKVLPVPKPRKPRAACLVRQDGIDSTGEGTKEPSNSEKDSHGVVDQSLKKPARINVLGQSVCYNNNAEVFHPEKCEVTQSNAEKVSQVKEPAVKESASQNLLPQFSHGSPDLVRHVESSLNAGHNFVDEITDDTSMPDAVDKRTEFVRCHTLSMSLPKQVKLASSQHSPAVNSLHVFPQNLENKELKIKDGSSPKVIPKKPQRHGLPAAGLLKKAASAELVDKSSYTCSEDKSNSLLEGSPFAHPRAKEQDALSSCDIPKRSSEKPVWKLPHPILPFSGNSESLKTAASFSHLTVVTKPRAKSLSAVDMDRTDKPCKDHHKKSSLKKLLNMKLSVCLKKSDFQKFLPKGSQSVESAIANLSNGNGYGNNSSNIGSVGSERKAKSAKAHSVEISSPALQKKRQRNRSQPEMRNNQRLESLERHGLLAENLSQMPLNSLTSTCDPEYENVRHYEEIPEYENLPFAMGARRNLCSEWQNSSSTEDQSTDFYEFDEPCEATSRHWRLDRSLEEHHDHPNVVMGDLQSDEEDIMNSSDEDDDTNSDSSKGETDPQEDKQGKAAGKKTKVYHIAKEIMSSEKVFVDVLKLLHIDFRDAVAHASRQLGKPVIEDRILNQILYYLPQLYELNRDLLRELEERLSHWLEHQRIADIFVKKGPYLKMYSTYIKEFDKNVALLDEQCKKNAGFASVVKDFEMSPRCASLALKHYLLKPVQRIPQYRLLLTDYLKNLLEESADYRDTQDALAVVIEVANHANDIMKQGDNFQKLMQIQYSLNGHHEIVQPGRVFLKEGTLMKLSRKVMQPRMFFLFNDALLYTTPVQSGMYKLNNMLSLAGMKVKKPTQEAYQNELNIESVERSFILSASSATERDEWLEAISKSIEEYTKKRITFNPSKSLEEADAEKQEEDSPLGSKAPIWIPDTRATMCMICTSEFTLTWRRHHCRACGKIVCQACSSNKHGLDYMKNQPARVCDHCFRELQKQDNQCTPKSGSPVNHKSPSSALSTVLQSIPSGRKQKKIPAALKEVSANTEDSTMSGYLHRSKGSKKPWKHLWFVIKNKVLYTYAASEDVAALESQPLLGFTVSEVKGENSESRVFHLLHKNTLFYIFKADDPHSAQKWIEAFQEGTVL